Proteins encoded in a region of the Methylosinus trichosporium OB3b genome:
- a CDS encoding IS1380 family transposase, with translation MTDDTFPAFSFPAVQGKKITAAFDGGRISSDGGVMLLAMAERRLGVAERLARCFPDRRDPARITHTLADMIRARIFAIGCGYEDADDLDFLRSDPAFKLACGRLPDTGRDLASQPTLSRLENAPALRDVIRLTYALVDQWMASYEKPPSSVTLDIDDTCDIAHGHQQLSLFNAHYDERCFLPIHVYDTEQSRPVVMILRPGKTPSGVEVRAHLRRLVRHIRKSWPTTGILFRGDGHYARPEAMAWCEDHGVDYVFGLPGTKPLSKKVEETADAVRVERALDDKDVVRGYAETRHRAKSWDRERRAIARIEATRLGLDIRFIVTNRAHGAPQWLYESLYCARGQAENLIKLHKTQLCSDRTSCRSALANQVRLVLHTAAYWLMLGVRDAIPRPRDLAKAEFSTLRLRLLKIAARVIETASRVRLAFAAACPEADLFCSMPAALLMPAGP, from the coding sequence ATGACAGACGATACGTTCCCCGCCTTCTCGTTTCCAGCCGTCCAGGGCAAGAAAATCACAGCCGCTTTCGACGGCGGCCGCATCTCCTCGGACGGCGGCGTCATGCTGCTCGCCATGGCGGAGCGCCGGCTCGGCGTCGCCGAACGGCTGGCGCGCTGCTTTCCCGATCGCCGCGATCCTGCGCGCATCACCCACACGCTCGCCGATATGATCCGCGCCCGCATCTTCGCGATCGGCTGCGGCTATGAGGACGCCGACGATCTCGATTTTCTGCGCTCCGATCCGGCGTTCAAGCTCGCCTGCGGGCGCCTGCCCGACACGGGCCGCGATCTCGCTTCGCAGCCGACGCTGTCGCGGCTCGAGAACGCGCCGGCCCTGCGCGACGTGATCCGCCTGACCTATGCGCTCGTCGACCAATGGATGGCCTCCTACGAGAAGCCGCCATCTTCGGTCACACTCGACATCGACGACACCTGCGACATCGCGCATGGCCATCAGCAATTGTCGTTGTTCAACGCCCATTATGACGAGCGCTGCTTTCTGCCGATCCATGTCTATGACACCGAGCAGAGCCGTCCCGTCGTTATGATCCTGCGCCCGGGCAAGACGCCGTCCGGCGTCGAGGTGAGAGCGCATCTGCGCCGGCTCGTGCGGCATATCCGCAAGTCTTGGCCGACGACGGGCATCCTGTTTCGCGGCGACGGGCATTATGCGCGGCCCGAGGCGATGGCCTGGTGCGAGGATCACGGCGTCGATTACGTCTTCGGCCTTCCCGGAACCAAGCCGCTGTCCAAGAAGGTCGAGGAGACGGCGGACGCCGTCCGCGTCGAGCGCGCCCTCGACGACAAGGACGTCGTGCGAGGCTATGCCGAGACGCGTCACCGGGCCAAGTCCTGGGACAGAGAGCGCCGCGCGATCGCCCGCATCGAGGCGACGCGGCTCGGCCTCGACATTCGCTTCATCGTCACCAATCGCGCGCATGGCGCGCCGCAATGGCTCTATGAGAGTCTCTACTGCGCGCGCGGACAGGCGGAGAATCTCATCAAGCTGCACAAGACGCAGCTTTGCTCCGATCGAACCTCGTGTCGTTCGGCGCTCGCCAATCAGGTGCGCCTCGTCCTGCACACCGCCGCCTATTGGCTGATGCTCGGCGTGCGCGACGCGATCCCGCGCCCGCGCGACCTCGCCAAAGCCGAGTTCTCGACTCTGCGCCTGCGATTGCTGAAGATCGCCGCGCGCGTGATCGAGACCGCGAGCCGCGTGCGCCTCGCCTTCGCCGCCGCCTGCCCCGAGGCCGATCTCTTCTGCTCCATGCCGGCGGCGCTGCTCATGCCCGCAGGACCATGA
- a CDS encoding YnfA family protein, whose translation MVGVAAYVCAALAEIAGCFSFWAWLRLGRSAWWIAPGMLSLALFAFLLTLVDSDAAGRAYAAYGGVYIVASIGWLAAVEGVRPDRFDLTGGALCLIGAAIILFGSRA comes from the coding sequence ATGGTCGGCGTCGCCGCTTATGTTTGCGCCGCTCTGGCGGAGATCGCCGGATGCTTCTCCTTCTGGGCGTGGCTGCGTCTCGGCCGCTCGGCCTGGTGGATCGCGCCGGGGATGCTGTCGCTGGCGCTGTTCGCGTTTCTTCTCACACTCGTCGACAGCGACGCCGCCGGCCGCGCCTATGCCGCCTATGGCGGCGTCTATATCGTCGCCTCGATCGGCTGGCTCGCGGCGGTCGAAGGCGTGCGTCCCGACCGCTTCGACCTTACCGGCGGCGCCCTCTGCCTGATCGGCGCCGCGATCATTCTGTTCGGCTCCCGCGCCTGA
- a CDS encoding OmpP1/FadL family transporter: MSAALCALCAPALAADGYFLNGYGPRQKALGGAGVADSRDAMSLSINPAGLVDLPRELQLGVTALIVNRGYSTTGQPLVVAPGDVRSGRPVFPIPHDAYSAPIDGDSAWGTASYANGGINTAYDFGHYRAPAGGPYGGGFAGVDLEQNFTTAGYARKFGAISIGVAPTLAVQMLNVQGLKSFSAYSSSPDHLSDNGYDWSVGGGIRAGLQWRITEQLRFGLAGSTPMYMTAFRKYSGLLADGGRLDIPATVIAGLAYDVVPDVTVMADWRHIFYSGVPTLHNSSFPLRLNSFGSPNGVGYDWQDTNSASFGVEWRATPGLALRAGYHYSTNPIPSRAASFNVLTPVINMHNVSGGFSYAVTKNSTIDFSAIYAFKNNTRGIEALPQTAQNPYGAYNPNATVNLWLQGLELTIGWTYKFDPDDHSFIPRLDRL; the protein is encoded by the coding sequence GTGAGTGCGGCTCTGTGCGCGCTCTGCGCGCCGGCGCTGGCGGCGGACGGCTATTTTCTCAACGGCTATGGTCCACGGCAGAAGGCGCTCGGCGGCGCCGGCGTCGCCGATTCGCGCGACGCCATGTCGCTGTCGATCAATCCGGCCGGTCTCGTCGACCTTCCGCGGGAGCTGCAGCTCGGCGTCACGGCCCTGATCGTGAATCGCGGCTATTCCACCACCGGCCAGCCCCTCGTCGTCGCGCCGGGCGATGTGCGCAGCGGGCGACCAGTGTTTCCCATTCCGCACGACGCCTATTCCGCGCCGATCGATGGGGACTCCGCCTGGGGCACCGCCTCCTACGCCAATGGCGGAATCAATACGGCCTATGATTTCGGTCATTACCGTGCGCCGGCGGGAGGACCTTACGGCGGCGGATTCGCCGGCGTCGACCTCGAACAGAATTTCACCACCGCAGGCTATGCGCGCAAGTTCGGCGCGATATCGATCGGCGTCGCGCCGACCCTCGCCGTGCAGATGCTCAATGTGCAAGGTCTCAAGAGCTTCTCGGCCTATTCGTCTTCGCCGGACCACCTCTCCGACAATGGCTATGACTGGTCGGTCGGCGGCGGCATCCGCGCGGGCCTGCAGTGGCGCATCACCGAACAGCTGCGCTTCGGCCTGGCCGGGTCGACGCCTATGTATATGACGGCGTTCCGGAAATACTCCGGCCTTCTCGCCGACGGCGGCCGTCTCGACATTCCGGCGACGGTGATCGCCGGCCTCGCCTATGACGTCGTCCCCGATGTGACGGTGATGGCCGATTGGCGGCACATCTTCTATTCGGGCGTTCCGACCCTGCACAATTCGAGCTTTCCGCTGCGGCTCAACTCATTCGGCTCGCCCAACGGCGTCGGCTACGACTGGCAGGACACCAATTCGGCGTCTTTCGGCGTCGAATGGCGGGCGACCCCGGGGCTCGCGCTGCGCGCCGGCTACCATTACTCCACGAACCCGATCCCGTCGCGGGCGGCCAGCTTCAATGTGCTGACGCCGGTCATCAATATGCACAACGTCAGCGGCGGCTTCAGCTACGCAGTGACCAAGAATTCGACGATTGATTTCTCCGCGATCTACGCGTTCAAGAACAATACGCGCGGCATCGAGGCTCTGCCGCAAACGGCGCAGAACCCGTACGGCGCCTATAACCCCAACGCCACGGTCAATCTGTGGCTGCAGGGGTTGGAGCTCACGATCGGCTGGACCTATAAGTTCGATCCCGACGATCATTCCTTCATCCCGCGCCTCGATCGCCTCTGA
- a CDS encoding Mrp/NBP35 family ATP-binding protein, with protein sequence MADEAAILKALESVSGPGGKSIVAAGLVSGINVSGGKVFVSLSGDPARAKELEVLAVAVEGAVKTVPGVEAAIVTLTAEKAPAPAAPPPGQAPQRKPIAAIEKIKYIVAVSSGKGGVGKSTTSANLALGLSALGWRVGLLDADIFGPSAPRLFGLGGQKPEVVDNRLVPLEAYGVKVMSIGFLVDEDVPMIWRGPMVVQALGQLLGEVAWGELDALVVDMPPGTGDVQLTMAQQVPLAGAVVVSTPQDLALIDARRGVAMFQRVETPILGVVENMSYFLCPHCGGRTDIFSHGGARQDAEALGVPFLGEVPLDLAIRETSDAGTPVVATDPKGKYAAVYIDLAEKVKTALETRTRRAPPKIVVG encoded by the coding sequence GTGGCCGATGAAGCAGCAATATTGAAGGCGCTCGAGAGCGTCTCGGGACCCGGAGGCAAGTCGATCGTCGCGGCGGGCCTCGTCAGCGGGATCAATGTGTCGGGCGGAAAAGTCTTCGTCTCGCTGAGCGGCGATCCGGCGCGCGCCAAGGAGCTCGAGGTCCTCGCCGTCGCGGTCGAAGGCGCGGTCAAGACCGTGCCGGGCGTCGAGGCGGCGATCGTCACTTTGACCGCGGAGAAGGCGCCGGCTCCGGCCGCCCCGCCGCCGGGACAGGCGCCGCAGCGCAAGCCGATCGCGGCGATCGAGAAGATCAAATACATCGTCGCCGTGTCCTCGGGCAAAGGCGGGGTCGGAAAATCGACAACCTCCGCCAATCTGGCGCTCGGCCTCTCCGCGCTCGGTTGGCGCGTCGGCCTGCTCGACGCGGATATCTTCGGCCCCTCGGCGCCGCGGCTGTTCGGTCTCGGCGGCCAGAAGCCCGAGGTCGTCGACAATCGGCTGGTTCCGCTCGAGGCCTATGGCGTGAAGGTCATGTCGATCGGCTTCCTCGTCGACGAGGATGTGCCGATGATCTGGCGCGGCCCGATGGTGGTGCAGGCGCTCGGGCAATTGCTCGGCGAGGTCGCCTGGGGCGAGCTCGACGCGCTCGTCGTCGACATGCCGCCCGGCACCGGCGACGTGCAGCTGACCATGGCGCAGCAGGTGCCGCTCGCCGGCGCAGTCGTGGTCTCGACGCCGCAGGATCTGGCGCTGATCGACGCCCGCCGCGGCGTCGCGATGTTCCAGCGGGTCGAGACGCCGATCCTCGGCGTCGTCGAGAATATGAGCTATTTCCTGTGCCCGCATTGCGGCGGCCGCACCGACATCTTCTCCCATGGCGGCGCGCGGCAGGACGCGGAGGCGCTCGGCGTGCCCTTCCTCGGCGAGGTGCCGCTCGATCTCGCGATCCGCGAGACCTCGGACGCCGGAACGCCGGTCGTCGCTACTGATCCCAAGGGCAAATATGCGGCGGTCTATATCGATCTCGCCGAAAAGGTGAAGACCGCGCTCGAGACGCGCACGCGTCGCGCCCCGCCGAAGATCGTGGTGGGCTGA
- a CDS encoding PepSY-associated TM helix domain-containing protein: MRSEVLRLYKTIHSWTGIVSGMLLFVCFYAGALTVFAEPIGRWATPPARGAATIAGADELIAATLAARPDAAKDFSLYLAADGRPARLAWRKSREDAVRWMAYFSEAGELRVERSHPSSIAAVVDAVHRTAGLPVGVEIGENITGVLAGLYFVALVSGLILVLPSLVRDVLALRLSANLKRMWLDAHNLVGVASLPFHLVIALTAFVFGLHDPIYAALDRMVYDGELPKIMRSTSPFAGVRRDEASAATKPVAELIAAVAATSAGFTPKGLHYRDMHTRGATVRVFGEDPRFLSRGGGFAALRGATAEVVNVDYLPEAQSSWTKIVAAFFALHFASYGGDIVRWTYLVLGLAGAFLFYSGNLLWIESRRRTARRHGEGVMQTRSTRLMAAATVGVCLGCVCGLSVAIASVKWLHGHVDDIEVTSRAIYHAVAALALAFAFVRGAARAGAELLGVAAVATAAIPAASAAALVAPGLGPFASADPSGLCVDIVAAGAALGFAALARAARRRSGAGPSDSVWSAVPASGTGAEGAPTESRATAPEPR; encoded by the coding sequence ATGCGCTCCGAGGTCCTGAGGCTCTACAAGACCATCCACAGCTGGACCGGAATCGTCTCCGGCATGCTTCTGTTCGTCTGCTTCTACGCCGGCGCGCTCACCGTCTTCGCCGAGCCGATCGGCCGCTGGGCGACGCCGCCCGCGCGCGGCGCCGCGACCATCGCCGGCGCCGACGAGCTGATCGCGGCGACGCTGGCGGCGCGGCCGGACGCGGCGAAGGATTTCTCGCTCTATCTCGCCGCCGATGGGCGTCCGGCGCGGCTCGCCTGGCGCAAGAGCCGCGAGGACGCGGTCAGATGGATGGCCTATTTCAGTGAGGCCGGCGAGTTGCGCGTCGAGCGCTCGCATCCCTCGTCGATCGCCGCCGTCGTGGATGCGGTCCACCGCACCGCGGGCCTCCCTGTCGGCGTGGAGATCGGCGAGAACATCACGGGCGTTCTCGCCGGCCTCTATTTCGTCGCGCTCGTCTCAGGACTGATATTGGTTCTTCCGTCTCTCGTCCGCGATGTCCTCGCCCTGCGCCTTTCCGCCAATCTGAAGCGCATGTGGCTCGACGCGCATAATCTCGTCGGCGTCGCCAGCCTGCCCTTTCATCTCGTCATCGCGCTCACCGCCTTCGTGTTCGGCTTGCATGATCCGATCTATGCAGCGCTCGATCGCATGGTCTACGACGGCGAGCTGCCGAAGATCATGCGTTCCACCAGTCCCTTCGCGGGGGTGAGGCGCGACGAGGCGTCCGCCGCGACGAAGCCGGTCGCCGAGCTGATCGCGGCCGTCGCGGCGACGTCCGCGGGTTTCACGCCCAAGGGCCTGCATTATCGCGACATGCACACGCGCGGCGCGACCGTGCGGGTGTTCGGCGAGGATCCGCGCTTCCTCTCGCGCGGCGGCGGTTTCGCGGCGCTGCGCGGCGCGACAGCGGAGGTCGTCAATGTCGACTATCTGCCGGAAGCGCAGAGCTCCTGGACCAAGATCGTCGCAGCGTTCTTCGCGCTGCATTTTGCGAGCTATGGCGGCGACATTGTGCGCTGGACCTATCTCGTCCTCGGCCTCGCCGGCGCCTTCCTGTTCTATTCCGGCAATCTCTTATGGATCGAGTCGCGTCGGCGGACCGCGCGCCGCCATGGGGAAGGGGTCATGCAGACGCGATCGACCCGCCTCATGGCGGCGGCGACCGTCGGCGTCTGCCTCGGCTGCGTCTGCGGCTTATCCGTCGCCATTGCGTCGGTGAAATGGCTGCACGGCCATGTCGACGATATCGAAGTGACGAGCCGCGCCATCTATCATGCGGTCGCGGCGCTCGCCCTGGCCTTCGCCTTCGTGCGCGGCGCGGCGCGCGCCGGCGCCGAGCTGCTGGGCGTCGCCGCCGTGGCGACGGCGGCGATTCCGGCCGCGAGCGCCGCCGCTCTTGTCGCGCCCGGCCTCGGCCCCTTCGCCTCCGCCGATCCGTCGGGCCTTTGCGTCGATATTGTCGCCGCGGGCGCCGCGCTCGGCTTCGCCGCTCTGGCGCGCGCGGCGCGTCGGCGCAGCGGGGCCGGACCGTCCGACAGCGTATGGTCGGCTGTTCCCGCGAGCGGAACAGGCGCCGAAGGCGCGCCTACCGAAAGCCGCGCGACGGCGCCCGAGCCGCGGTGA
- a CDS encoding TonB-dependent receptor, producing MHPAPAQAEIGNLPKAYAGGQMARGARLGMLGNRDMMDTPFNVSSYTSALIENQQARTLQDVMENDPSVRMTTPAGHMRENFRIRGFQVLGSELALNGMYGLAPDGHVPVEFLERVEVLKGPGALLNGMAPFGAIGGSINLVTKHAGETPISRISGDYTSNTQLGAHVDVARRFGDHGQFGVRYNGVYRGGETTVDGQWKQRGLNALGLDFREERFRLSLDAYHSTEDFRNGSSLIASFSGAGVAAAPSSSTNLFLGSNSRYENGAVVGRGELDITENITVFGGVGFSSNDYGGFTNGTQAQNVTPTGDYKWSIVNLRGYQNTLSSQGGLRGQFDTGPLHHQLVVSASSLSFTAGTRNTRSGQYSSNIYAPVTPPIAADPGDPTQTSQTHLASFAVADTISAFDERVQFTGGVRSQRVQTKNINPSTGQVAVVGGALNQYDRHALSPAFALIVKPWDERLSLYANYIEGLTQGDRVTDATATNYNQIFPPFKSEQIETGAKLDWGNIASTISFFEITRPTLIRTGATYDADGRQRNQGIEWNVFGEPVEGVRLTGGVAYTVGVMTRTANGLLDGTNAYGVPRWQANLYGEWDVPYLSGLTAEGRVVYTSAQYVNSANTYRLPEWARLDAGLRYATHIVETGVTFRANVTNLLDHSYWSGTFSDGFATLSAPRTVLLSATVDF from the coding sequence TTGCATCCGGCGCCGGCTCAGGCGGAGATCGGCAATCTGCCCAAGGCCTATGCCGGCGGGCAAATGGCGCGCGGCGCGCGGCTCGGCATGCTCGGCAATCGCGACATGATGGACACGCCGTTCAACGTGTCGAGCTACACTTCGGCTCTCATCGAGAATCAGCAGGCGCGCACGCTGCAGGATGTGATGGAGAATGATCCGTCGGTGCGCATGACGACGCCCGCCGGGCATATGCGCGAGAATTTCCGCATTCGCGGCTTTCAGGTCCTCGGCAGCGAGCTCGCGCTCAACGGAATGTATGGCCTCGCGCCGGACGGGCATGTCCCGGTCGAATTCCTCGAGCGCGTCGAGGTGCTGAAAGGGCCCGGCGCCCTGCTCAACGGAATGGCCCCGTTCGGCGCGATCGGCGGCTCGATCAATCTCGTCACCAAGCATGCGGGCGAGACGCCGATCAGCCGCATCAGCGGCGATTACACATCGAACACCCAGCTCGGCGCGCATGTCGACGTCGCGCGTCGCTTCGGCGATCACGGCCAGTTCGGCGTGCGCTACAATGGCGTCTACCGCGGCGGCGAAACCACGGTCGATGGGCAATGGAAACAGCGCGGCCTGAATGCTCTGGGGCTGGACTTTCGCGAAGAGCGCTTTCGGCTGTCGCTCGACGCCTATCACAGCACGGAAGACTTCCGGAACGGCAGCTCGCTGATCGCGAGCTTCTCGGGCGCTGGCGTCGCCGCGGCGCCGTCTTCGAGCACGAATCTCTTTCTCGGCTCCAACAGCCGCTACGAGAACGGCGCCGTCGTCGGACGCGGCGAATTGGATATCACCGAAAATATCACCGTGTTCGGCGGCGTCGGCTTCTCCAGCAATGATTATGGCGGCTTCACCAATGGCACGCAGGCGCAGAACGTCACTCCGACGGGAGACTATAAATGGTCGATCGTCAATTTGCGCGGCTATCAGAACACGCTGTCTTCGCAGGGAGGGCTGCGCGGCCAGTTCGACACCGGGCCGCTTCACCATCAGCTCGTCGTCAGCGCCTCGTCCTTGTCGTTCACCGCCGGCACGCGAAACACCCGCTCGGGACAATATTCGTCGAACATCTATGCGCCAGTGACGCCGCCGATCGCAGCCGATCCGGGCGATCCGACGCAGACATCGCAAACGCATCTGGCCAGCTTCGCCGTCGCCGACACCATCTCGGCCTTCGACGAGCGCGTTCAGTTCACGGGCGGCGTGCGCAGCCAGCGGGTGCAGACCAAGAACATCAACCCCAGCACGGGGCAGGTGGCCGTCGTCGGCGGGGCGCTCAACCAATATGACCGCCATGCCCTCTCGCCCGCCTTCGCGCTCATCGTCAAGCCATGGGACGAGCGGCTGTCGCTCTACGCCAATTACATCGAGGGCCTGACTCAGGGCGACCGCGTGACCGATGCGACGGCGACCAATTACAATCAGATCTTCCCGCCGTTCAAATCCGAGCAGATCGAGACCGGCGCCAAGCTCGACTGGGGAAATATCGCGAGCACGATCAGCTTCTTCGAGATCACGCGGCCGACGCTGATCCGCACGGGCGCCACCTATGACGCCGACGGACGCCAGCGCAATCAGGGCATAGAGTGGAACGTCTTCGGCGAGCCGGTCGAAGGCGTGCGCCTGACCGGAGGCGTCGCCTATACGGTCGGCGTGATGACCCGGACAGCGAATGGGCTGCTCGACGGAACGAACGCCTATGGCGTGCCGAGATGGCAGGCGAATCTCTACGGCGAGTGGGACGTTCCCTATCTCTCCGGACTGACGGCGGAAGGCCGCGTCGTCTATACGAGCGCGCAATACGTCAACTCGGCCAACACCTACAGGCTTCCCGAATGGGCGCGACTCGACGCGGGGCTGCGCTACGCCACCCACATCGTCGAGACCGGCGTGACCTTCCGCGCCAATGTGACCAATCTGCTCGATCACAGCTATTGGTCCGGGACCTTCAGCGATGGGTTCGCGACATTGAGCGCGCCGCGCACGGTGCTGCTCTCCGCTACGGTCGATTTCTGA
- a CDS encoding 2-oxo acid dehydrogenase subunit E2, which produces MALSGDERLAGGGGRIFASPLARRLAKESGLDLAALTGSGPHGRVVERDVKAALAGGRAAAGPSAPSEAPVALSDEVVRKLFAPGSFTEIPHDSMRKAIARRMTDSVRTIPHFALQTDCDIDALLRLREDYNSAAPNGADGKPEWKVSVNDIIVKAMALALQRVPDANVTFTQNAMLKHTASDVGVAVSIPGGLVTPIIRDAQMKSFREIAIEMKDLAARARERRLKPSEYEGGTTAVSNLGMFGVKNFSAVINPPHATILAVGAGEKRVVVKNDAPAVATIMSVTLSVDHRAVDGALGAVLLAEFKRLIERPMAMLVD; this is translated from the coding sequence ATGGCGCTTTCGGGAGACGAGCGGCTCGCAGGCGGCGGCGGACGCATTTTCGCGTCGCCTTTGGCGCGGCGGCTGGCCAAGGAGAGCGGGCTCGACCTCGCCGCTCTGACCGGCTCCGGCCCACATGGGCGCGTCGTCGAGCGCGATGTGAAGGCGGCGCTCGCCGGCGGTCGTGCGGCCGCCGGCCCCTCTGCGCCGAGCGAGGCGCCGGTCGCGCTTTCCGACGAGGTCGTGCGAAAGCTGTTCGCGCCCGGCTCCTTCACCGAGATCCCGCATGATTCGATGCGCAAGGCGATCGCCCGGCGCATGACCGATTCGGTGCGGACCATTCCGCATTTCGCGCTGCAGACCGATTGCGACATCGATGCGCTGCTGCGCCTGCGCGAGGACTACAACAGCGCCGCGCCGAATGGCGCGGACGGAAAGCCCGAATGGAAGGTCTCCGTCAACGACATCATCGTGAAGGCGATGGCGCTGGCGCTGCAGCGCGTCCCCGACGCCAATGTGACCTTCACGCAGAACGCGATGCTGAAGCACACAGCGTCCGATGTCGGCGTCGCGGTCTCAATTCCCGGCGGCCTCGTCACGCCCATCATTCGCGACGCGCAGATGAAGAGCTTTCGCGAGATCGCCATCGAGATGAAGGATCTCGCCGCGCGCGCCCGCGAGCGCAGATTGAAGCCGAGCGAATATGAGGGCGGCACGACGGCCGTCTCCAATCTCGGAATGTTCGGCGTCAAGAATTTCTCCGCCGTCATCAACCCGCCGCATGCGACCATCCTCGCGGTCGGCGCCGGCGAGAAGCGCGTGGTGGTGAAGAATGACGCGCCGGCTGTGGCGACGATCATGAGCGTGACGCTCTCGGTCGATCACCGCGCCGTCGACGGCGCGCTCGGCGCGGTTCTGCTCGCCGAGTTCAAGCGCCTGATCGAGCGTCCTATGGCGATGCTGGTCGACTGA
- a CDS encoding pyruvate dehydrogenase complex E1 component subunit beta, with product MTVNVLMPALSPTMEQGKLAKWLKNEGDKVKAGDVIAEIETDKATMEVEAVDEGVLARILVPGGAENVAVNTPIAVIAEEGEEVGPAEPAAPAKAPDVPASAPEPATAAATATLAPPPAPVASSPAIAAPEIPPDTVLIPMTMREALRDAMAEEMRRDPDVFVIGEEVAEYQGAYKVTQGLLQEFGARRVVDTPITEYGFAGLAVGAAFAGLKPICEFMTFNFAMQAIDHIVNSAAKTLYMSGGQVNCPIVFRGPNGAAARVGAQHSQDYSSWFSQVPGLKVVAPSNAADAKGLLKSAIRDPNPVVFLENEILYGKQWDTPMIEDFLIPIGKARVARAGTHVTLVSFSIGVIHALAAAEALANEGIEAEVIDLRTLRPMDVPAIVASVKKTGRCVAVEEGWPQCGVGAEIAARVQEEAFDYLDAPVLRVTGKDVPMPYAANLEKLALPSVAEVIAAAKAVLYR from the coding sequence ATGACCGTCAATGTTCTCATGCCCGCTCTCTCGCCCACGATGGAACAGGGCAAGCTCGCCAAATGGCTCAAGAACGAGGGCGATAAGGTCAAGGCCGGCGATGTCATCGCCGAGATCGAGACCGACAAGGCGACGATGGAGGTCGAGGCCGTCGACGAGGGCGTGCTGGCGCGCATTCTCGTGCCCGGCGGCGCCGAGAATGTCGCCGTCAACACTCCGATCGCCGTCATCGCCGAGGAGGGCGAGGAGGTCGGTCCCGCCGAGCCCGCGGCTCCCGCCAAGGCGCCGGACGTTCCCGCATCGGCTCCCGAGCCGGCCACCGCGGCGGCGACCGCCACGCTCGCACCGCCGCCCGCGCCTGTCGCTTCCTCGCCCGCCATCGCCGCGCCGGAAATTCCACCCGACACGGTGCTGATCCCGATGACCATGCGCGAGGCGTTGCGCGACGCCATGGCCGAGGAGATGCGCCGCGATCCGGACGTCTTCGTCATCGGCGAGGAGGTCGCCGAATATCAGGGCGCCTATAAGGTCACGCAGGGGCTGCTGCAGGAGTTCGGCGCGCGCCGCGTCGTCGACACGCCGATCACCGAATATGGCTTCGCCGGCCTCGCCGTCGGCGCCGCCTTCGCGGGCTTGAAGCCGATCTGCGAGTTCATGACCTTCAATTTCGCCATGCAGGCGATCGACCATATCGTGAACTCGGCGGCCAAGACTCTGTATATGTCCGGCGGGCAGGTCAATTGCCCCATCGTGTTCCGCGGGCCGAACGGCGCGGCCGCGCGCGTCGGCGCCCAGCACAGCCAGGATTATTCGTCCTGGTTCTCGCAGGTGCCGGGGCTGAAGGTGGTGGCGCCGTCCAACGCCGCCGACGCCAAAGGGCTGCTCAAGAGCGCCATTCGCGATCCCAACCCCGTCGTCTTTCTCGAGAACGAGATCCTCTACGGCAAGCAGTGGGACACGCCGATGATCGAGGATTTTCTGATCCCGATCGGCAAGGCTCGCGTCGCGCGAGCGGGGACGCATGTCACGCTGGTCTCTTTCTCGATCGGCGTCATTCATGCGCTCGCCGCCGCCGAGGCGCTGGCCAATGAGGGGATCGAAGCCGAGGTGATCGATCTGCGCACGCTGCGGCCGATGGATGTGCCGGCGATCGTCGCATCGGTGAAGAAGACCGGCCGCTGCGTCGCGGTGGAGGAGGGCTGGCCGCAATGCGGCGTCGGGGCCGAGATCGCCGCGCGCGTGCAGGAGGAGGCCTTCGATTATCTCGACGCGCCGGTGCTGCGCGTCACCGGCAAGGACGTGCCCATGCCCTACGCCGCCAATCTCGAGAAGCTGGCTCTGCCTTCCGTCGCCGAGGTGATCGCGGCGGCGAAGGCGGTTCTCTATAGGTGA